One segment of Triticum aestivum cultivar Chinese Spring chromosome 2A, IWGSC CS RefSeq v2.1, whole genome shotgun sequence DNA contains the following:
- the LOC123190748 gene encoding cytochrome c biogenesis CcmF C-terminal-like mitochondrial protein — protein MRQKLVPRTVRRPSPTPAIMVRLRSTNTNKIQFTQRLPLGPELHMGKERCCLRGLDHLHGPTSHSICGNLMIYKPSPTSERFMFEHDESLRADLLPINFPASYENGKLEDFLHRRMKNHEHKNFWFSMFPERRYFFSIRETRSTTEVAIHTNPFTDLYAPIGTGSSRTGGWYTTIMKLPFIFSIHIGFLLASSGGSRSLLRQLQKDKLHWNRESFVHNCIKGVKIVAAARRGSTFDIE, from the coding sequence ATGAGGCAGAAACTCGTCCCACGTACGGTTCGGAGGCCGAGCCCCACCCCTGCAATAATGGTGCGGCTTAGGTCAACTAATACGAATAAGATACAGTTCACTCAACGATTGCCCTTGGGTCCCGAACTCCATATGGGGAAGGAACGTTGTTGTTTGCGAGGTCTCGATCATTTACATGGACCCACTTCTCATTCCATTTGTGGGAATTTGATGATTTATAAACCGTCCCCAACGAGCGAAAGGTTCATGTTTGAACATGATGAATCACTTCGTGCCGACCTGTTGCCCATAAACTTTCCTGCCTCATATGAGAATGGAAAACTGGAAGATTTTCTGCATCGGCGGATGAAGAATCACGAACATAAGAATTTCTGGTTTAGCATGTTCCCAGAAAGAAGATACTTTTTTTCCATTCGAGAAACGAGGAGCACGACTGAAGTGGCTATACATACAAATCCATTTACGGATCTATATGCTCCAATTGGAACTGGAAGTTCCAGAACTGGCGGCTGGTATACCACCATAATGAAATTGCCTTTTATTTTTAGTATTCATATAGGATTTCTATTGGCTTCATCGGGAGGCTCGCGTAGTTTGTTACGTCAACTCCAAAAGGATAAGTTGCATTGGAATCGAGAAAGTTTCGTTCATAATTGCATAAAAGGAGTAAAAATAGTGGCTGCGGCGCGTCGAGGGTCAACCTTTGATATCGAATAA